Proteins from a single region of Streptomyces spectabilis:
- a CDS encoding LuxR C-terminal-related transcriptional regulator, producing MPEPQDGAPLRVVIAEDHYLVREGTRRLLEDTGEVDVLAAVGTATELLDAVGRLLPDVVIADIRMPPGHHTEGITAAHAIRAAHPGIGVVVLSQHANENYAFDLFRRGTDGLAYLLKERIGEVDELLRALREVTAGRSVVDPRIVEVLIGSHARAADAPLSHLTRRELDVLRQMAEGKTNRAIADSLMLSESTIEKHVNSTFAKLGLAEIPQLHRRVSAVLAYLRHTPAGPGT from the coding sequence GTGCCTGAGCCGCAGGACGGCGCCCCGCTGCGCGTCGTCATCGCCGAGGACCACTACCTGGTGCGCGAGGGCACCCGGCGCCTTCTGGAGGACACCGGCGAGGTGGACGTCCTCGCCGCCGTCGGCACCGCCACCGAGCTCCTGGACGCGGTCGGACGACTGCTGCCGGACGTCGTCATCGCCGACATCCGCATGCCGCCGGGACACCACACCGAGGGCATCACCGCCGCCCACGCCATCCGCGCAGCCCACCCCGGCATCGGGGTCGTCGTCCTGTCCCAGCACGCGAACGAGAACTACGCCTTCGACCTCTTCCGGCGCGGCACCGACGGCCTCGCCTATCTCCTCAAGGAGCGCATCGGCGAGGTCGACGAGCTCCTGCGCGCCCTGCGGGAGGTGACCGCCGGGCGCTCCGTCGTCGACCCCCGCATCGTGGAGGTCCTCATAGGGAGCCACGCGCGCGCCGCCGACGCGCCCCTGTCCCACCTCACCCGCAGGGAGCTGGACGTCCTCAGACAGATGGCCGAGGGCAAGACCAACCGGGCGATCGCCGACTCCCTGATGCTCTCCGAGTCGACCATCGAGAAGCACGTCAACTCCACCTTCGCCAAGCTGGGCCTCGCCGAGATACCACAACTGCACCGCCGCGTCAGCGCCGTCCTCGCCTACCTGCGCCACACCCCCGCGGGCCCCGGCACCTAA
- a CDS encoding AraC family transcriptional regulator: MAEEGEHARLWAAPGSAQVELLSARFERFAFDRHSHEQLSVGVIEEGAEGLHLAGGKVVVPAGQLVILNPGQVHTGFAAEESGWRYRMFYFDTAMVDELAAEHLGVRDVWFARTAVPDPDLFAALSRVHRAQERASDPLTAESLLLGALTSVLRRHASTGRALTTGPRRDSRRGPDLARQLLHDRWTEPVTVAELSAASGMPRASLIAAFRQAYGLPPHAYLLRLRANRARRLLLTGRRPAEVAAATGFADQAHLTRVCKRYFGVTPGAIRP, translated from the coding sequence ATGGCTGAGGAAGGCGAACACGCACGGCTCTGGGCCGCGCCCGGCAGCGCGCAGGTGGAGCTGCTGTCCGCGCGCTTCGAGCGCTTCGCCTTCGACCGGCACAGCCACGAACAGCTCTCCGTCGGCGTCATCGAGGAAGGCGCGGAGGGGCTGCACCTGGCAGGGGGCAAGGTGGTGGTCCCCGCCGGGCAGCTGGTGATCCTCAACCCCGGGCAGGTGCACACCGGTTTCGCCGCCGAGGAGTCCGGCTGGCGGTACCGGATGTTCTACTTCGACACCGCCATGGTCGACGAACTCGCCGCGGAACACCTGGGCGTTCGGGACGTCTGGTTCGCGCGGACGGCGGTGCCCGACCCCGACCTCTTCGCCGCGCTGAGCCGCGTGCACCGCGCACAAGAACGCGCGAGCGACCCCCTCACCGCCGAGTCCCTGCTGCTCGGGGCGCTGACCTCGGTGCTGCGCCGCCACGCGAGCACGGGCCGGGCGCTCACCACCGGGCCTCGGCGCGACTCTCGCCGGGGCCCGGACCTGGCCCGGCAACTGCTCCACGACCGCTGGACCGAGCCCGTCACCGTCGCCGAACTCAGCGCCGCATCGGGCATGCCGCGCGCCTCCCTGATCGCCGCCTTCCGCCAGGCGTACGGACTGCCGCCGCACGCCTACCTCCTGCGCCTGCGCGCCAACCGCGCCCGCCGCCTGCTCCTGACCGGCCGGCGCCCCGCCGAGGTCGCCGCCGCCACCGGCTTCGCCGACCAGGCCCACCTGACCCGCGTCTGCAAGCGCTACTTCGGCGTGACACCGGGCGCGATCCGACCCTGA
- a CDS encoding sensor histidine kinase: MARRLLLLGSWLCVSVAVRHTTTLVSLELGWYLRPEAAGVLLPLDLALQAASQLCHLVVSILVVRLLALLPDGGYRSRYERGVLDALWGLLALPVLLPFTGLSDYTIYLIVFYHPEAFLPGVGATLLVLRCLRARAAGARDVAALLPFAAVAAVLFLARGSSRLFRAWQGEQGALYLIGSLLGALPYVSISVTLLYAAFRHRLLGVDIALRRSAVYGSLWLIINSWYVGMALTLGLTAGLVFPLGLSLLVAVVVTALFQPLRAQLNALVERRVFGKRLSRFELLVQFGTTLEHAYDLDRLAPQLATGLREGIGLRWVRVRLGGAGLPLSTAEAGEPPPGEQALESFPLLYGDDVLGAIEYGPKAEGRCAPEDHDIGQTLARSAALAVHNVRLAAELSAHARETQRQATELDASRARIVHAQDTERRRIERRLHDGIQQELVVLVAKLALARNRLHRGGDIDAALTEMQDDTYRVIDDLRELAHGIHPPILTDQGLVAAVTSCARRMPIPVTVHSEEPLTGVRFALDIEESAFYLVSEALTNVLKHAGAGRVTVRITRESGRLQVEVADDGTGFPTATTRGSGLTGMRDRTEAVGGELTVTSRVGAGTVIRARLPERVREEARA, encoded by the coding sequence GTGGCCCGACGCCTGCTGCTGCTCGGCAGCTGGCTGTGCGTCTCCGTCGCCGTCCGCCACACCACCACGCTGGTGAGCCTCGAACTCGGCTGGTACTTGCGCCCCGAGGCGGCCGGCGTGCTGCTGCCGCTCGACCTCGCCCTGCAGGCCGCCAGCCAGCTCTGCCACCTGGTGGTGAGCATCCTCGTCGTCCGTCTGCTGGCCCTGCTGCCCGACGGCGGCTACCGCTCCCGCTACGAACGCGGTGTCCTGGACGCCCTGTGGGGCCTACTCGCCCTGCCGGTCCTGCTGCCCTTCACCGGCCTGTCGGACTACACCATCTACCTCATCGTCTTCTACCACCCCGAGGCCTTCCTGCCCGGCGTCGGCGCCACCCTGCTCGTGCTGCGCTGTCTGCGCGCCCGGGCCGCGGGCGCGCGCGACGTGGCCGCGCTGCTGCCCTTCGCCGCCGTGGCCGCCGTGCTCTTCCTGGCTCGCGGCTCCTCCCGGCTCTTCCGCGCCTGGCAGGGAGAGCAGGGAGCCCTCTACCTCATCGGCTCCCTGCTCGGCGCCCTGCCGTACGTGTCGATCTCCGTGACCCTGCTCTACGCCGCCTTCCGCCACCGGCTGCTCGGAGTCGACATCGCGCTGCGCCGCTCCGCCGTGTACGGCTCCCTGTGGCTCATCATCAACAGCTGGTACGTCGGCATGGCCCTGACCCTCGGGCTCACCGCGGGCCTGGTCTTCCCGCTCGGCCTTTCCCTGCTGGTCGCCGTCGTCGTCACCGCCCTCTTCCAGCCGCTGCGCGCCCAGCTCAACGCCCTCGTGGAGCGCCGCGTGTTCGGCAAACGGCTCAGTAGGTTCGAACTCCTCGTCCAGTTCGGCACCACCCTGGAGCACGCCTACGACCTCGACCGGCTCGCCCCGCAGCTCGCCACGGGCCTTCGCGAGGGCATCGGCCTGCGCTGGGTCCGCGTCCGGCTCGGCGGAGCCGGGCTGCCCCTGTCGACCGCGGAGGCGGGCGAACCGCCGCCCGGCGAACAGGCCCTCGAAAGCTTCCCCCTCCTGTACGGGGACGACGTCCTCGGCGCCATCGAGTACGGCCCCAAGGCCGAGGGCCGCTGCGCCCCCGAGGACCACGACATCGGCCAGACCCTGGCCCGGTCCGCGGCCCTGGCCGTGCACAACGTGCGCCTGGCCGCCGAACTCTCCGCGCACGCCCGGGAGACCCAGCGCCAGGCCACCGAACTCGACGCGTCCCGGGCCCGCATCGTGCACGCGCAGGACACCGAGCGCCGCCGCATCGAGCGCCGCCTGCACGACGGCATCCAGCAGGAACTCGTCGTGCTCGTCGCCAAGTTGGCCCTCGCCCGCAACCGCCTGCACCGCGGCGGCGACATCGACGCCGCCCTCACCGAGATGCAGGACGACACCTACCGCGTCATCGACGACCTGCGGGAACTCGCCCACGGCATCCACCCGCCGATCCTCACCGACCAGGGCCTGGTCGCCGCCGTGACCTCCTGCGCCCGCCGTATGCCCATCCCCGTCACCGTCCACAGCGAGGAGCCGCTGACCGGCGTGCGCTTCGCCCTCGACATCGAGGAGTCCGCCTTCTACCTCGTCTCCGAAGCACTCACCAACGTCCTCAAGCACGCGGGCGCCGGACGCGTCACCGTCCGCATCACCCGCGAGAGCGGCCGCCTCCAGGTCGAGGTGGCCGACGACGGCACCGGCTTCCCCACCGCCACCACCCGCGGCTCCGGCCTCACCGGCATGCGCGACCGCACCGAGGCCGTGGGCGGCGAACTCACCGTCACCAGCCGCGTCGGCGCCGGCACCGTCATCCGCGCCCGCCTCCCGGAACGCGTACGGGAGGAGGCCCGTGCCTGA
- a CDS encoding NADP-dependent succinic semialdehyde dehydrogenase — MPIATVNPATGWTELTFEPLGSEEIEERLRRAAAAFDRYRTTGFADRADLLRRAAELLDEDTPDIALTITSEMGKPVKAARAEAAKCARTMRWYAEHAEALLADEHPDDGDVRDSGASRAYVRYRPLGVVLAVMPWNFPLWQVVRFAAPALMAGNVGLLKHASNVPQTALYLEDLFLRAGFDEGCFQTLLVGSGAIEGILRDDRVAAVTLTGSEGAGRSVAAIAGDEIKKTVLELGGSDPFVVMPSADVDAAARTAVTARTQNAGQSCIAAKRFIVHADVYDAFLERFAAGMRDLTVGDPADEDTDVGPLSSEQGRADLEELVDDAVRRGATAVCGGGRPKELERGFYYEPTVLTGITPEMRVHREETFGPVATVYRVADLEEAIAVANDTSFGLSSNAWTTDPAEQERFVRDLQAGGVYFNGMTASHPAFPFGGVKRSGFGRELSAHGIKEFCNTTTVWHGA, encoded by the coding sequence ATGCCCATCGCGACGGTGAACCCGGCGACCGGCTGGACCGAGCTGACCTTCGAGCCGCTCGGCAGCGAGGAGATCGAGGAGCGGCTCAGGCGCGCCGCCGCGGCCTTCGACCGCTACCGCACCACCGGCTTCGCCGACCGCGCCGACCTGCTGCGCCGCGCGGCCGAGCTCCTCGACGAGGACACGCCGGACATCGCGCTCACCATCACCTCCGAGATGGGCAAGCCCGTGAAGGCGGCCCGCGCGGAGGCCGCCAAGTGCGCCAGGACCATGCGCTGGTACGCCGAGCACGCCGAGGCCCTGCTCGCCGACGAGCACCCCGACGACGGCGACGTGCGCGACTCCGGCGCCTCCCGGGCCTACGTCCGCTACCGCCCCCTGGGCGTGGTCCTCGCCGTGATGCCGTGGAACTTCCCGCTCTGGCAGGTGGTGCGGTTCGCCGCGCCCGCCCTGATGGCGGGCAACGTGGGGCTGCTCAAGCACGCGTCGAACGTGCCGCAGACCGCCCTGTACCTGGAGGACCTCTTCCTCCGCGCGGGCTTCGACGAGGGCTGCTTCCAGACGCTGCTCGTCGGCTCCGGCGCCATCGAGGGCATCCTGCGCGACGACCGGGTCGCGGCCGTCACGCTCACCGGCAGCGAGGGCGCGGGCCGCTCGGTCGCCGCGATCGCCGGTGACGAGATCAAGAAGACGGTCCTCGAACTGGGCGGCAGCGACCCCTTCGTCGTGATGCCGTCGGCCGACGTGGACGCCGCCGCCCGCACCGCCGTCACCGCGCGGACACAGAACGCGGGCCAGTCCTGCATCGCCGCCAAGCGGTTCATCGTGCACGCCGACGTGTACGACGCCTTCCTGGAGCGGTTCGCCGCGGGCATGCGGGATCTGACCGTCGGCGACCCGGCGGACGAGGACACCGACGTGGGCCCCCTCTCCAGCGAGCAGGGCCGCGCCGACCTGGAGGAACTCGTCGACGACGCCGTACGCCGCGGCGCCACCGCCGTCTGCGGCGGCGGGCGGCCCAAGGAGTTGGAACGGGGCTTCTACTACGAGCCGACCGTCCTCACCGGCATCACCCCCGAGATGCGCGTCCACCGCGAGGAGACCTTCGGCCCGGTGGCCACGGTCTACCGCGTGGCGGACCTGGAGGAGGCCATCGCCGTGGCCAATGACACCTCGTTCGGCCTCAGCTCCAACGCCTGGACCACCGACCCGGCCGAACAGGAGCGCTTCGTACGCGATCTCCAGGCGGGCGGCGTCTACTTCAACGGCATGACCGCCTCGCACCCGGCCTTCCCCTTCGGCGGCGTCAAGCGCTCCGGGTTCGGGCGCGAGCTGTCTGCCCACGGCATCAAGGAATTCTGCAACACCACCACCGTGTGGCACGGGGCATGA
- a CDS encoding metal-sensitive transcriptional regulator translates to MTAQNEETMTAVLNRLRRAQGQLSGVIAMIEAGRDCKDVVTQLAAVSRALDRAGFKIIASGMRECLAATDGERPPLSEEELEKLFLSLA, encoded by the coding sequence ATGACCGCCCAGAACGAAGAGACGATGACGGCCGTCCTGAACCGGCTGCGCCGCGCCCAGGGCCAGCTCTCCGGCGTCATCGCGATGATCGAGGCAGGCCGCGACTGCAAGGACGTGGTCACCCAGCTCGCCGCGGTCTCCCGCGCCCTCGACCGGGCCGGCTTCAAGATCATCGCGAGCGGGATGCGCGAGTGTCTCGCCGCCACCGACGGCGAGCGCCCGCCGCTGTCCGAGGAGGAACTGGAGAAGCTGTTCCTGAGCCTGGCCTGA
- a CDS encoding phosphorothioated DNA-binding restriction endonuclease, with protein MDWLERAARLRQWSRDGVRAPHKPLLLLYALGRFQADAADELAYSAVEADLKRLLVEYGPSRVTTPAYPFHHLVSDGVWEVCTAHGVGSPGTAVRELRASRATGRLAPELQEALRREPSLLARMARVLLDLHFPASLHQDLCNAVGLEMELSETDTLTPAPGRRQRDRRMREMVLTAYEYQCAFCGYDGMIGAAPVGLEAAHVRWWAFDGPDDVDNGLCLCSLHHKLFDKGVLGLGDGRRILVSQQFIGRSEAAREHVTALAGRPLTGPQPGARPVAAAHRSWHTSQVFRGGPRPSVG; from the coding sequence ATGGATTGGCTGGAGCGTGCAGCAAGGTTGAGGCAGTGGAGCCGGGACGGGGTGCGGGCGCCGCACAAGCCCTTGCTGCTGCTGTACGCTCTGGGCCGCTTTCAGGCGGATGCCGCGGACGAGTTGGCGTACAGCGCGGTGGAGGCGGATCTGAAGCGACTGCTGGTCGAGTACGGTCCGTCGCGTGTGACCACGCCCGCCTATCCCTTCCACCACTTGGTCAGCGACGGAGTGTGGGAAGTGTGCACCGCGCACGGCGTCGGCAGCCCGGGCACCGCGGTGAGGGAGCTCCGAGCCAGCCGGGCAACTGGGCGACTGGCCCCGGAACTTCAGGAGGCGCTCCGACGCGAACCCTCCCTGCTGGCCCGGATGGCGAGGGTGCTGCTGGATCTGCACTTCCCGGCGTCGCTGCACCAGGACCTGTGCAATGCGGTCGGCCTGGAGATGGAGCTGTCGGAGACCGACACTCTGACGCCGGCGCCCGGAAGGCGTCAGCGGGACCGGCGGATGCGGGAGATGGTGCTGACCGCGTACGAATACCAGTGCGCTTTCTGTGGCTACGACGGCATGATCGGTGCGGCGCCCGTCGGGCTTGAGGCCGCGCACGTGCGCTGGTGGGCGTTCGACGGTCCGGACGACGTCGACAACGGACTGTGTCTGTGCTCGCTGCACCACAAGCTCTTCGACAAGGGAGTCCTCGGCCTGGGCGACGGCCGCCGCATTCTGGTGTCGCAGCAGTTCATCGGCCGCAGCGAGGCTGCCCGCGAGCATGTCACAGCGCTCGCGGGACGTCCTCTCACGGGCCCTCAACCCGGCGCCCGTCCGGTAGCGGCGGCCCACCGCTCCTGGCACACCAGCCAGGTCTTCCGGGGCGGCCCGCGTCCCTCTGTCGGCTGA
- a CDS encoding rhodanese-like domain-containing protein — MNTPLTPPELESRIADGVLVVDVRSPSEYAQGHVPGAVNLPLDSVRDLLPDLRETARRRGLAVVCASGARSRTACAQLERAGIEAAELAGGTAAWQAAGLPLALSDEADRRQVWAMDRQVRFAAGALVLTGLALGPRFPRARLLSAGIAAGLVYSGVSGTCGMAAVLAKLPHNRPRPGTLDTARAALHH, encoded by the coding sequence GTGAACACCCCTCTCACCCCACCCGAGCTGGAGTCCCGCATCGCCGACGGCGTCCTCGTCGTGGACGTCCGCTCCCCGTCCGAGTACGCCCAAGGCCACGTCCCCGGTGCCGTCAACCTGCCCCTCGACTCCGTGCGCGACCTGCTGCCGGATCTGCGCGAGACGGCGCGGCGCCGTGGACTCGCCGTCGTCTGCGCCTCGGGAGCCCGTTCCCGCACCGCCTGCGCACAGTTGGAGCGGGCCGGGATCGAGGCGGCCGAGCTGGCGGGCGGCACCGCCGCCTGGCAGGCCGCAGGCCTGCCCCTCGCCCTCTCCGACGAGGCCGACCGACGCCAGGTCTGGGCGATGGACCGGCAGGTACGCTTCGCCGCCGGCGCCCTCGTCCTGACGGGCCTCGCCCTGGGCCCGCGCTTCCCACGCGCCCGGCTGCTGTCCGCCGGGATCGCCGCCGGGCTCGTCTACTCCGGCGTCAGCGGCACCTGCGGCATGGCCGCGGTCCTGGCCAAGCTGCCGCACAACCGGCCGCGCCCGGGGACCCTCGACACGGCACGCGCGGCCCTGCACCACTGA
- a CDS encoding FAD-dependent oxidoreductase, which produces MKVVIVGGVAGGMSAATRLRRLVEDAEIVVLERGAHVSYANCGLPYYLGGVIKERDALLLQTPEALRARFGLDVRVRSEAVAIDLARRTVRVRDLVGGEYEEAYDRLVLSPGARPFVPELPGIERARTLRDVTDVDRVAADLDAGARTAVVIGAGFIGVEAAENLRERGLAVTLVELADQVLPPLDAEMAAPLTAELRAHGVRVELATRPAAVGPDRVTLADGRTLAADLVVLAIGVRPETALAGGAGLAVGPRGGIAVDAYQRTSDPYVYAVGDAAEKRDALTGEPALVPLANLANRHGRLVADVIAGRPVRAREAAGTAVVKVFGRTAAATGWSEKRLRAAGRPHQAVHLHPGSRAGYYPGASPIALKVLYDPEDLRILGAQAVGTEGVEKRIDVIATAMAGGLTAPDLADLELAYAPPYGSAKDPVNMAGMIAENLATGTGRAVQWHELDAALADGAALIDVRTAAEHARGAIPGALNLPVDELRDRLDELPAGQPLIVHCQVGLRGHTAARLLTQLTGRPTANLDGGYATWAAARTTRADAADPAPAAPLAA; this is translated from the coding sequence ATGAAGGTCGTCATCGTCGGTGGCGTCGCGGGCGGCATGTCGGCCGCGACGCGGCTGCGACGGCTGGTGGAGGACGCGGAGATCGTGGTGCTGGAGCGCGGCGCCCACGTCAGCTACGCCAACTGCGGACTGCCCTACTACCTGGGCGGTGTCATCAAGGAGCGCGACGCACTCCTGCTGCAGACGCCCGAGGCCCTGCGCGCCCGGTTCGGCCTGGACGTGCGGGTGCGCAGCGAGGCCGTGGCGATCGACCTCGCGCGCCGCACCGTACGCGTACGCGACCTGGTCGGCGGCGAGTACGAGGAGGCGTACGACCGGCTCGTGCTCAGCCCCGGCGCCCGGCCCTTCGTGCCCGAGCTGCCCGGCATCGAGCGGGCACGCACCCTGCGGGACGTGACCGACGTGGACCGCGTCGCGGCTGATCTCGACGCCGGTGCCCGTACGGCCGTGGTGATCGGGGCGGGCTTCATCGGTGTGGAGGCCGCCGAGAACCTGCGCGAGCGCGGGCTCGCGGTGACGCTCGTCGAACTGGCCGACCAGGTGCTGCCGCCGCTCGACGCGGAGATGGCCGCGCCGCTCACCGCCGAGCTGCGCGCCCACGGCGTACGGGTCGAACTCGCCACCCGGCCGGCCGCCGTGGGACCGGACCGGGTCACGCTGGCCGACGGCCGCACCCTGGCCGCCGATCTGGTGGTGCTCGCGATCGGCGTACGCCCGGAGACGGCACTGGCCGGTGGCGCGGGTCTTGCGGTCGGGCCGCGCGGCGGCATCGCCGTCGACGCGTACCAGCGCACCAGCGACCCGTACGTGTACGCGGTCGGCGACGCGGCGGAGAAGCGCGACGCGCTGACCGGTGAGCCCGCCCTCGTCCCGCTGGCCAACCTGGCCAACCGGCACGGGCGGCTGGTCGCCGACGTGATCGCCGGGCGGCCGGTGAGGGCCCGGGAGGCGGCCGGCACGGCGGTGGTCAAGGTCTTCGGCCGCACCGCCGCCGCCACCGGCTGGAGCGAGAAGCGGCTGCGCGCCGCCGGCCGTCCCCACCAGGCCGTGCATCTGCACCCCGGCTCCCGCGCCGGCTACTACCCGGGCGCGTCCCCGATCGCCCTCAAGGTCCTGTACGACCCCGAAGACCTGCGGATCCTGGGTGCCCAGGCGGTCGGCACCGAGGGGGTGGAGAAGCGCATCGACGTGATCGCCACCGCCATGGCCGGTGGTCTGACCGCCCCCGACCTGGCCGATCTCGAACTCGCCTACGCCCCGCCCTACGGCTCGGCCAAGGACCCGGTGAACATGGCCGGGATGATCGCCGAGAACCTGGCCACCGGGACCGGCCGGGCGGTGCAGTGGCACGAACTGGACGCCGCGCTCGCCGACGGCGCCGCCCTGATCGACGTCCGCACCGCGGCCGAGCACGCCCGGGGCGCGATCCCCGGCGCGCTCAACCTCCCGGTCGACGAGCTGCGCGACCGGCTGGACGAGCTCCCCGCCGGACAGCCGCTGATCGTCCACTGCCAGGTCGGGCTGCGCGGCCACACCGCGGCCCGCCTCCTGACCCAGCTCACCGGCCGCCCCACCGCCAACCTCGACGGCGGCTACGCCACGTGGGCCGCCGCGCGGACCACCCGTGCGGACGCGGCCGATCCGGCTCCCGCCGCTCCCCTGGCCGCCTGA
- a CDS encoding PHP domain-containing protein encodes MEPVEALNRIAFLLERGQAPTYRVRAFRTAAATVAALSERELAERVRTGTLEALKGIGPKTGAVVREALAGEVPGYLARLEQEGDAPLVSGGAELRSLLRGDCHLHSDWSDGGSPIEEMGRAAAALGHEWAVLTDHSPRLTIARGLSPDRLREQLRVVAGLNEKWAPFRLLTGIECDILEDGGLDQEPELLARLDVVVVSVHSKLRMDAAAMTRRMVRAVRNPHADVLGHCTGRLVTGRGRPESTFDADAVFAACAESGTAVEINSRPERKDPPRRLLRRAVDAGVLFAIDTDAHAPGQLDWQSIGCARAEECGVPAERVVTTWNAEDLLAWTSRSGRGPV; translated from the coding sequence ATGGAGCCCGTCGAAGCGCTGAACCGCATCGCCTTCCTGCTCGAACGCGGCCAGGCACCCACCTACCGGGTACGCGCCTTCCGCACCGCCGCGGCCACCGTCGCCGCCCTGTCGGAGCGGGAGCTGGCCGAGCGCGTCCGCACGGGCACCCTGGAAGCCCTCAAGGGCATCGGCCCCAAGACGGGCGCGGTAGTGCGCGAGGCACTCGCCGGCGAAGTGCCCGGCTACCTCGCCCGCCTGGAGCAGGAGGGGGACGCGCCCCTGGTCTCCGGCGGCGCCGAGCTGCGGTCCCTGCTGCGCGGCGACTGCCACCTGCACTCCGACTGGTCCGACGGCGGCAGCCCCATCGAGGAGATGGGCCGGGCCGCCGCCGCGCTCGGCCACGAGTGGGCCGTCCTCACCGACCACTCACCGCGTCTGACCATCGCGCGCGGCCTGTCGCCCGACCGGCTGCGCGAACAACTGCGGGTGGTGGCCGGGCTCAACGAGAAGTGGGCCCCGTTCCGCCTGCTCACCGGCATCGAATGCGACATCCTGGAGGACGGCGGCCTCGACCAGGAGCCAGAACTCCTCGCCCGGCTCGACGTCGTGGTCGTCTCCGTCCACTCCAAGCTGCGCATGGACGCGGCGGCGATGACCCGCCGCATGGTGAGGGCCGTACGCAATCCGCACGCGGACGTCCTCGGCCACTGCACCGGCCGCCTCGTCACCGGGCGCGGCCGCCCCGAATCCACCTTCGACGCCGACGCGGTCTTCGCCGCCTGCGCCGAGTCCGGCACCGCCGTGGAGATCAACAGCAGGCCCGAGCGCAAGGACCCGCCCAGGCGACTGCTGCGCCGCGCGGTCGACGCCGGGGTCCTGTTCGCCATCGACACCGACGCCCACGCGCCGGGCCAGCTCGACTGGCAGTCCATCGGCTGTGCCCGCGCCGAGGAGTGCGGGGTCCCGGCCGAACGTGTCGTCACCACCTGGAACGCCGAGGACCTGCTCGCGTGGACGAGCAGGTCCGGTCGGGGGCCTGTCTGA
- a CDS encoding radical SAM protein, translating to MSRCSGPEVVVWDTTYACPLRCSHCYSESGRRPSRQLGPEAMLRVAEALVTLGPRVVALSGGEPLVVRGVFEVAERLRAGGAKLSINTSGWVMNRALAERLADRFDEVVVSLDGATPEVHDRIRGRAGSFERVLAALTLLDEVAAERSAAGRGRLRFGIDCVVIRSNFGQLEDMAGDIAHRFPRLSTLGFNVAVPQGLASRPEFEEHELLDDEQVAHLTSQAFRARLRDLAPSSVAVFTTDNFNLAMTPERVALGIDTHVMQVEPDGLVRGFPVYEGTVGSLLEEPAAVLWERALARLHDPFVVETLSTVDSMRTWAEAVRRMDRHFASADDLARIDRRSVRTRPPEFGAATAGGARQEFHRSA from the coding sequence ATGAGTCGTTGTTCCGGTCCGGAAGTCGTCGTCTGGGACACCACGTACGCCTGCCCCTTACGCTGCTCGCACTGCTATTCGGAATCGGGCAGACGGCCCTCGCGACAGCTCGGCCCTGAGGCCATGTTGCGGGTCGCCGAGGCGCTGGTGACCCTCGGCCCTCGGGTCGTGGCCCTGTCCGGAGGCGAACCGCTCGTCGTGCGGGGCGTGTTCGAGGTCGCCGAGCGACTGCGCGCCGGCGGGGCGAAGCTGTCGATCAACACCAGCGGGTGGGTGATGAACCGGGCCCTGGCCGAGCGGCTCGCGGACCGCTTCGACGAGGTGGTCGTGAGCCTGGACGGGGCGACGCCCGAGGTGCACGACCGCATCCGGGGGCGTGCGGGCTCCTTCGAGCGGGTGCTCGCGGCCCTCACCCTGCTCGACGAGGTGGCGGCCGAGCGGAGCGCGGCCGGCCGGGGGCGGCTGCGCTTCGGCATCGACTGCGTGGTGATCCGCAGCAACTTCGGGCAGCTGGAGGACATGGCGGGCGACATCGCCCACCGCTTCCCGCGCCTGAGCACGCTGGGCTTCAACGTCGCCGTCCCGCAGGGCCTGGCCAGCCGCCCCGAGTTCGAGGAGCACGAGCTCCTCGACGACGAACAGGTCGCCCACCTCACGAGTCAGGCGTTCCGCGCCCGCCTGCGCGACCTCGCGCCGTCGTCGGTGGCCGTCTTCACCACGGACAACTTCAACCTGGCGATGACGCCGGAGCGGGTGGCCCTGGGCATCGACACCCATGTCATGCAGGTGGAGCCGGACGGCCTGGTGCGGGGGTTCCCGGTGTACGAGGGCACGGTCGGCAGCCTCCTGGAGGAGCCCGCGGCGGTGCTGTGGGAACGCGCGCTGGCCCGGCTCCACGACCCCTTCGTCGTGGAGACGCTGTCCACCGTGGACTCCATGCGGACGTGGGCGGAGGCCGTCCGGCGCATGGACCGCCACTTCGCCTCCGCCGACGACCTCGCGCGCATCGACCGGCGCTCGGTGCGTACGCGTCCTCCGGAGTTCGGCGCGGCGACGGCGGGCGGCGCGCGTCAGGAGTTCCACCGGTCCGCTTGA